Genomic window (Lutra lutra chromosome 17, mLutLut1.2, whole genome shotgun sequence):
TGGTGCTGTTCGGTCCTTGTTGCTGAGCAGCCTGGTTGGGCGAGAAGGGGATGGCATCGAGCTCGTGCGCACGCACGTGGTCTGGGGTACCTTCTCTGTGTCCGCGCGCACCCCGGATTCCGAGGCTCAGTGCACGAGCGAGACCAATCTGGTCCCCAACCTCCTGGGCCTCCAGTCCCCCCAGGGGAGACAGACGATGTCTGCTGGTGTTTCCATCTGCGCAGCTTCAACCCTTCTCTTGGCTCTGAGGGTGGATGGGTGTCCTCTGCACATCAGGGCCAAGGTCAGTCACCGGCTAGGGCATCCAAGCTGGCCTGTTCTGTGGCCTCACACCGGATGCTGTGGGAGTCCTGAGCGTCTTCGAGGCGCAGTTGGCCTCCACGGTGGGGTGGGTCACGGGGCTAGCTCCAACGGGAGGAACACAGACACCCTCCCGGCCTCGGCCAGAGGGTCTCCCTGGGTCCTCACAGCTCAGGAGGGTCGGTCCCAGCACTCTGCTCCTTGTGTGCTGTGGGGACGGGCGGCGCAGCCACTCTGTGTTAGAGACACCGGCCACTCTGGTTGGTTGGGCTTACCCCCAGGACATGGGGACACGTATGCTGTTCCTGTGAAGCATGGGAAGCCTGGTGTGTCGGAGACGTGGGATGCATGCTGGGCCTCAGCCAGTGGCCCGAGACAGGGTGGGCGACCCCGGGCACACCTCCCAGAGTGCGTGGGAGCCACGCGGGCCAGGCCGGTAGGGGTGGTTTTGGGTTTGGCCTCTGTCCTCAATCCCAGTGGGAACTGGGgagtggatggagggatgggggcaggacCAGGTGAGACTCTCAGCGTTTGGGgctgggctggtgggggaggcagacagagcgggGGTGGAGTGGGAATGGGGTGTGGGGAGGCCGCCTCCTTCTGTCTACGGCccctggctgtctctctctctcgtggTGGGTCTTCGCCCCAAGGTGCCCggctccctctctcattctggcGCCATTTCTCTTCAGGTTCTCTCCCCAGTGCCCTGGCCTGGCGTGCTCGCGCCTCACGTGCAGTTTCCCCTTTGTGTCTTGCAGTCATCCCTCATGGATCTTGCCGATGTCTTCACGGCCCCGGCTCCACCGCCAGCCTCGGACCCCTGGGGGGGCCCAGCGCCCATGAGCGCCCCCACCTCGGACCCTTGGGGCGGGGGCCCTGTCCCTCCAGCTGCTGATCCTTGGGGGGGCCCGGCCCCTGCAGCAGCCTCTGGGGATCCTTGGAGGCCTGCTGCTCCTGCAGGGCCCCCGGTCGACCCTTGGGGTGGGACCCAGGCCCCTGCAGCTGGAGAGGGCCCCGCGCCTGACCCATGGGGGAGCTCTGATGGTGAGTGCTGGCTACCTGCTGCTGCAGCCTCGACAGTCCGGGGCACAccctggggacaggggcagaTACGGTCAAGGGGGTGACAGGCTGCTGCAGGGCTCAGATAAGACAGCCCAGAGGAGGGTGGGTGAGGGAGCCTTGAGGGACGAAGGGCAGGGCACCAGGGGGTGTCGGGCTGTGGAGAGGCTGCTCGGGCGGAGTCAGGATGGTGCGGCTGGCGAGGCTGGGTCCAGGCAGGctgggagggggtttgggggtgggggttgggctcGCCTAGGTGAGGCACACACCcaaggccccttccccagctggggAGCTTCTTGGGGGCTTTCCAGAGGCCTTACAGCTGAGGAGGGCTTTGCCAGGAAGGGACACGTGGGCAGAGGCCCAGCAGTGTACGTGCGCCCGTGCTAGACGGTGGGGGTCAGGGGGGAAtggctggctggggctgggctgggagccccCCTGATGTCCAGCTGTGTCCCAgaatgggggcagggcaggactTCTGGGAGGGGTGGGCTGAAAAGGAAGGCTGGGGATGGCGGGCACAGATCCGTAGGTGATGAATGCTCCAACCACCAGCCTCTCACAGGCCTCCTTCCTCACCCAGGTGGGGCTCCAGCTGGAGGACCCCCTGCCTCAGatccctgggctccagccccagccttctCAGACCCCTGGGGAGGGTCACCTGCCAAGCCCAGCACCAATGGCACCGCAGGTACCGGGTGGGCTCTGGGGTTCAGCTGAGGGTGtcagagtgtgtatgtgtgtgggtgggtgcaGGGGAGCGTGAGGTGTCTGGTCTCCTGGGTgctgggggtgcagggggagtgggaggctggTTCCCTCAGTGAGCTGAGCTGACACCCTGGGCCCCTACAGCAGTGGGGTTTGACACGGAGCCTGATGAGTTCTCTGATTTTGACCGACTGCGCACGGCCCTGCCGGCCTCTGGGAGCAGCACGGGTGAGCCCCCCTCGCCCCCACCGAGCCCTGctgcaccccccacccacacccctgccctcacAGTGCCCCTCCCCAGGTCACGCCCCCGCTGTGCccgcgcgcccccccccccccccccccccatcaggcCCCAGTCGCCAGGCCACGTCCCCGCCATGTCCTGCCCTGCCCACCCTGtggtctccctcccccactgcaggGGGCCTTCCAGGTCAGGTGGGTGCGCTTCTGAGTGCAGGGTTAAGCGGGGGGACTGCAGCCCTCACGGGACCCAGCGCCCAGGCCGTGTTTTCAGAGCTGGATGGTTTATGCTGGGAAAGAAGCTTTAACTTTGTTTCCAGCGGTTTTATACTTGAGGAAAGTCGCAAGAATAGTGCAAAGAGTTCCGATTCTGGAGCCTCCCCGCGCGCTGACCTGATTTCTCTGTCCCCTGGAACATTTCTCTGGTGTCTCGAGGGCCCGGCCGGTTGCACCCTGGGTCACCAGCGGTGTGGTGATCGCAGGGGCTCTGGCGAGTGTCGCCTTCCTTGGCTGCCCTTTGGGGCTTCAGGGCTCAGCGCATCTTTCCCGCCAGACCCTCCCATCCACGGGGTCCCTGGGAGACCAGTCCTGGGGCGTTCCACGGGGTCCCTGGCCTGCGGGCGTCCTGGCTTTTGCTCATCCTCCTCCTGGCAGGGTCCAGGCCGGCTCTGTCCTCGCTAGAAGACGCCTCCCTGCGAGGTGCCAGGAGGACACGGGAGCCTCTCACCAGGAGGGGCCTGCTGTCTCCTCCCACAGGAGTGTGGTCCCTGTGTTTCTTTTGCGTGACGTGGGCCCGCAGGAGGACGTGGGACTGATGGGGCACCAGCGATCCCCTCCCGGCCCCCAGGCCCACCTTGGTCACTGTGCGGTCCGTGGCTGGCGTTCCTCTGggctattctctctctctcggcaCCAGTCCGTGCGTCTCCCGACGTTAGATAGGGTTCCTAAACCTCTTTAAGAAAATCAGATCTCGTGCTAACGAATGTCATCCAGGCTGCTGGGCTCCTTGGTGCCTGCTGTTGTCTGTCCACCGTGAACTTGCTGCTTGGGACCGTGGGACTGGTGTGGTTCTTGTGGGGCCATGTGAGCACCCTTGGGTACACTTGTCCCTTGGTGGTTCTCTCTGGCACTCTGCCCTGGGGGTCATCTGCTGTTGTTCCTTGGGCTAGTGTTCCTGGGCTCTGCCTCTCAGCACCAAGGCCTCCTTGTTTGAGGCCCTCACGCCCGTCTTCCCCTGACTCCCTCTCTGGCTCCTTCTAGGGGAGCTGGAACTGCTCGCTGGAGAGGTACCCGCCCGCAGTCCTGGGGCGTTCGACATGAGTGGGGTCGGAGGTTCTCTGGCTGAGGCTGTGGGCAGCCCCCCACCTGCGGCTGCTCCAACGCCGCCGCCGCCCACACGGAAGACTCCGGAGTCCTTCCTGGGCCCTAATGCAGCCCTGGTCGACCTGGACTCGCTGGTGAGCCGGCCGGGCCCTGCGCCCCCAGGAGCCAAGGCCTCCAACCCCTTCCTGCCAAGTGGTAAGTGGGGGCCTCCCAGGCCGGTCCCGCTCGCACACCTCCTCCCCGGGCCGAGCCCTGACTCTGCTCTGTgtgtctcctctcctttctctcctctaggAGCCCCGACCTCCGGCCCCTCCATCACAAACCCCTTCCAGCCCGCACCCCCTGCGACGCTCACCCTGAACCAGCTCCGGCTCAGCCCTGTGCCCCCAGTCCCTGGAGCACCACCAACATACATCTCTCCCCTTGGTGGGGGCCCTGGCCTGCCCCCCATGATGCCCCCAGGCCCCCCGGCCCCTAACACTAACCCCTTCCTCCTATAATCCAGGGGGGGGGGGAATTTGGCCTGGCCTGGCTTCCCCCATTTCTGCTCCCTGGGAGACCAGTGTTGTGAGTGCATGTGAAGCGGGGGACCCCCGCCCTAACCCCAGCACCCTCCCCCTCCTGGGGCCCACTCACACTACACCCTCTTCCAtgtccccccgccccacctccccgGAGAGAAACTGGAcatgggagatggggaggggtgcTGGCCAGAGGAGGACCCCTTTCCTGTGGCAttagagaggggagggacagcCGGGGGTCCCCccaccatccctctccctcccaactGGCCCCTCAATCAGTGTTTGAGCCTTCTTGTCCCCATGCACACCCCCTGGTGAATCCTTGGTGATAATTTCGGCGACTTCGGGAATAAATGGCAATTCTCACGGGTGCGGCTCCCCCAAGTTCCCATCCGTGATTCACAGGACCCTCAGCTGTGGGACCCAAGGCTCCAGTCTTCCCAGAGGTCTCCATTTCCCTGGCCTTtctcttctgggggtggggtgtgtggggcCCCACGGAGCACCCCGGCTCTGGCGGCATCACGGCCCACTCAGGGCTGGGGAGCTGATGGCGGTgttgggtgggggctggagggcggCACGTGGGGGTTGGGGGTCGTCCCAGGCTTGGTGAGCTGCGGGTGAGCCTGTGGTAAGGCTTCCTCCCGAGGTGAGGACTGCGTGTCTTTGACACACAACAGTACTGCCATGCTGTGTCCCAGTGGATGCGACCCCTGGCCCACAcacaaccccccgcccccagctccctACATGGCCCTTGTCCAGCCAGCGGTCCTGAGAAACTGGTGGCCACTTCTGCTGGAGCCCAGGGCCACCTATTAGCCGGGGCTGATAGGTGGCCCTGGGCGATCACTGATCCACACCCAGTGGTTCCCTGTCCCGGGGTGGCGAGGGCTGACGTGTCTCCCCAAGGAGGTGGCCCACTTGAGAGTGTGGCTTGTGAGCCCCAGCACAGtcttgcggggggtgggggggctgagACAGATGGCAGAGCGGGAGCTCAGATGAAGGGCGGTGGGACTTGTATCCCTGCTGTCCAGTGGTGGGGACGGGGGTCAGTGTGGGCTCCTTCCTGCAGATGGGGGAGACTGTAGGATTTTGGGGGTGGACGGAGGGGAGAACCGCAGTCCCTCCACCCAGAGAAGGAAGTGCCTGGGGGCACTGGGGACTTGCAGGAAGTGTTTCTCAGGCTGACCTGGGAGGGCGCAGGGGCCGTGGCTGGGGTCAGGGGGTGGCACAGGGTGGCCGGGTCAGCACCGCACCCCGTGGTGCTCTTCTTCCAGGAGCCCTGTGGGCCCTTCTTCCACTTCCTTTGGAAAGACACCGAAGCAGCCCCTAACTCAGACCTGGGTTCGCTCTCCGGGAAGGCTGTGATGGTCCGCCTTTCTTTCCTTGTCGCCCGTGTCAGCATTCGCTCTGGGGCCGGTTCCTTTACCTTCCTTCAGCATGAGTCCCCTGGGCTCCAAACACCCTTTGTCCCCGCGCTCCTTCGTCTGTCCAGAAGCTGCGGGCCACCACATCTCAGTAGCGCCTGCGTTTGCAGTGACCCCTCGCGATCCATGCTGAAGGAGTgcagccatccagatgtccctgCCCCGGGCTCGGGCTCACTGAGCTCCACCGAGCTGCTCCGACTGCCCCGTCGTGGGTGTGTCTGCAGGGCCCCAGGGCTGCAGGGGCAGGATGGCCGGGGTCTTGTCAGGGGAGCGCCTGAGCCTGCGCCCGGCCTGTGGCACTGGAGATGAAGCCCGCCCCCACCCTCTGTGCTTGCAGGGCGGGACCCCAGCCCGAAAGCCTGCCCGCCCACACCCCGCTGGCGCGCGCCACTTCTAGGCACCACAGTGCGCCTGCGCGCGCGGCCCCCTGCTCCAGCCTGGCCTGTCCCGCACGCCTTCGTGTGCCCTCTGCTCGCCTGTCTTAGCCAGCCTCTGCCTCACCTTCCCTTGGGAACTCGGTCTGCCCTCCGTGCAGAATGTCCTCCGGCGTGGCCCCCGTGCGGCCCAGCCCTGCACGTCGGACCCCTCGCTCCTTCTTCGCTTTCTGTGCGCACACACCGGCGCTGGGCTGCGAACCTGCTGGCAGTGGGCGCCTGATGCCCAGGTTGAGGTGGGCCAGCCAGGATCTGGCTGCCTGctgatttttgtaaataaagttttaatggaACACGGCCCCATGTTTCCATATGCTCTAGGGCAGTTTCCACCTACAAAGGCAGCCTGAAGTAGGGGTGGTAGACACCACGGGGCTCCCTAGCCCAATGTGGTCACCACTGGACTAAGAAGGGGTGGCTCCCTGCGGCCCCTTGTCCTGGCGACGGCAGGCCTGTCGCTCCCACCCCTGGGACAGCCCCCCTCCGCGGCCCCCTGCACTGACACACTGCTCGAGGGGGTATCTCTTGCTTTAAGGGGGCACACCTGTGGTGCCAGGCTGCACCCCCATTCAATGGAAGCCACCCCCGACTGCCCTGCCACATTCTTCCCGTGTTCCACATGGTGTGCACATGAACGTGCATTTCAGCCCTTGGGGGAACTTCCTACGTACTCACACGTATTTACTGTCTCTGTAGGTTTTGCTCACATATCAACCTAGAAAGTCCATTAATCCGTTAGGCCACATCCACGTTTTTATTCAGCTTCTAACCTCCATTAACACTAAGTTAATATTGCAGAAAATAGACATATTTGGAGATTGATTTGAAAAACCAGAACCCATTCATTGGGACAGAAACGTGGAAGGTCCCAACGGGAACGACTGTGCGATACTTCATGTTTTAAAGGCGCTTCTCCCTCGGCTGGTTAGTGCTCACGATTCGCCAGCGCTACCACGTGTCTCGTCTGCCCTCTGTACCGCCCACAGGAACAAGCAGAGGGTCCCGGTGCCCGCTGTGCGCACACGGGAATTCTCTAGAAACTGTGTTCTGTATCCGAGCCCACTGGAGAGCGACTAGCAACAGCTGGGTTCCTCAGAGGACAGATTCTCAGGAAGCCTTGACCATCCGTGGTGGGACTCCCGGGAGCAAAAAACGGACGCAGCGGCCCCACAGCAGGGATTCCAGTGAAGGTGAAAATGTGGGCTCCATCGCTCACGTGATAAAAAGAAACGGTGCCAAGACCCATGTCCAGGAAAACCCCTAGTCGGTGTAAGCGGGGGCTCACCGAGAGCACGGTCACAGGCCCGGTGCTGGCTCGGAAGAGATCTCCTTTTCTCAAGCCCACCGTCCAGAAGCCAAGCTCTTCGGACAGTAGAATGGGCCCTTGTCGGTCAGCGGAGTCTCGGCAAACACCCACGTCCCATGCCTTGCTCATCCCCACGTCCACCTCCCAGTAGTGGCGGCCAGAGGGGAACCCAGGGGAGCCCAGGACGCAGAGGGCATAGTCGAACCTCTGGGCCCCGGCGCTCCGGGTCTGTTTGGAATACCCACAGCAGACACTCCTCAGGTCCTCAGAAACGATGAGGTAGTGGTTGGCGGTGTCAACATCCAGGGTCACCTCCACTGGGGAGGGAAAACAAGCCAATCAGCAAACATGCACTCGACTGTGAAGCCCCAAGGTCTCACCCATCTTCTCTCCACCCCGTGCTTCCTCCCTGATCAGAACTTCCCTGGGGAGATGTCCCTGGCCCCTGATGAGGTCAAATGTAGAGAGAGAACGATCCTAATCAGGACGAGTCCCTCTGACTCCTACTAGGTGCTCATCCACATTAAATGCTGTTAGATTACAGGTGCTCCTTCCTTTGGCACAGATTACACATGAGGAGACCGTGACCGTGTTTGTTCTCAACATGCAAACCAGT
Coding sequences:
- the EPN1 gene encoding epsin-1 isoform X5 is translated as MSTSSLRRQMKNIVHNYSEAEIKVREATSNDPWGPSSSLMSEIADLTYNVVAFSEIMSMIWKRLNDHGKNWRHVYKAMTLMEYLIKTGSERVSQQCKENMYAVQTLKDFQYVDRDGKDQGVNVREKAKQLVALLRDEDRLREERAHALKTKEKLAQTATASSAAVGSGPPPEAEQAWPQSSGEEELQLQLALAMSKEEADQEERIRRGDDLRLQMAIEESRRETGGQEESSLMDLADVFTAPAPPPASDPWGGPAPMSAPTSDPWGGGPVPPAADPWGGPAPAAASGDPWRPAAPAGPPVDPWGGTQAPAAGEGPAPDPWGSSDGLLPHPGGAPAGGPPASDPWAPAPAFSDPWGGSPAKPSTNGTAAVGFDTEPDEFSDFDRLRTALPASGSSTGELELLAGEVPARSPGAFDMSGVGGSLAEAVGSPPPAAAPTPPPPTRKTPESFLGPNAALVDLDSLVSRPGPAPPGAKASNPFLPSGAPTSGPSITNPFQPAPPATLTLNQLRLSPVPPVPGAPPTYISPLGGGPGLPPMMPPGPPAPNTNPFLL
- the EPN1 gene encoding epsin-1 isoform X2 — its product is MSTSSLRRQMKNIVHNYSEAEIKVREATSNDPWGPSSSLMSEIADLTYNVVAFSEIMSMIWKRLNDHGKNWRHVYKAMTLMEYLIKTGSERVSQQCKENMYAVQTLKDFQYVDRDGKDQGVNVREKAKQLVALLRDEDRLREERAHALKTKEKLAQTATASSAAVGSGPPPEAEQAWPQSSGEEELQLQLALAMSKEEADQPPPCGPEDDVQLQLALSLSREEHDKEERIRRGDDLRLQMAIEESRRETGGQEESSLMDLADVFTAPAPPPASDPWGGPAPMSAPTSDPWGGGPVPPAADPWGGPAPAAASGDPWRPAAPAGPPVDPWGGTQAPAAGEGPAPDPWGSSDGLLPHPGGAPAGGPPASDPWAPAPAFSDPWGGSPAKPSTNGTAVGFDTEPDEFSDFDRLRTALPASGSSTGELELLAGEVPARSPGAFDMSGVGGSLAEAVGSPPPAAAPTPPPPTRKTPESFLGPNAALVDLDSLVSRPGPAPPGAKASNPFLPSGAPTSGPSITNPFQPAPPATLTLNQLRLSPVPPVPGAPPTYISPLGGGPGLPPMMPPGPPAPNTNPFLL
- the EPN1 gene encoding epsin-1 isoform X1; the encoded protein is MSTSSLRRQMKNIVHNYSEAEIKVREATSNDPWGPSSSLMSEIADLTYNVVAFSEIMSMIWKRLNDHGKNWRHVYKAMTLMEYLIKTGSERVSQQCKENMYAVQTLKDFQYVDRDGKDQGVNVREKAKQLVALLRDEDRLREERAHALKTKEKLAQTATASSAAVGSGPPPEAEQAWPQSSGEEELQLQLALAMSKEEADQPPPCGPEDDVQLQLALSLSREEHDKEERIRRGDDLRLQMAIEESRRETGGQEESSLMDLADVFTAPAPPPASDPWGGPAPMSAPTSDPWGGGPVPPAADPWGGPAPAAASGDPWRPAAPAGPPVDPWGGTQAPAAGEGPAPDPWGSSDGLLPHPGGAPAGGPPASDPWAPAPAFSDPWGGSPAKPSTNGTAAVGFDTEPDEFSDFDRLRTALPASGSSTGELELLAGEVPARSPGAFDMSGVGGSLAEAVGSPPPAAAPTPPPPTRKTPESFLGPNAALVDLDSLVSRPGPAPPGAKASNPFLPSGAPTSGPSITNPFQPAPPATLTLNQLRLSPVPPVPGAPPTYISPLGGGPGLPPMMPPGPPAPNTNPFLL
- the EPN1 gene encoding epsin-1 isoform X4; the encoded protein is MSTSSLRRQMKNIVHNYSEAEIKVREATSNDPWGPSSSLMSEIADLTYNVVAFSEIMSMIWKRLNDHGKNWRHVYKAMTLMEYLIKTGSERVSQQCKENMYAVQTLKDFQYVDRDGKDQGVNVREKAKQLVALLRDEDRLREERAHALKTKEKLAQTATASSAAVGSGPPPEAEQAWPQSSGEEELQLQLALAMSKEEADQPPPCGPEDDVQLQLALSLSREEHDKEERIRRGDDLRLQMAIEESRRETGGQEESSLMDLADVFTAPAPPPASDPWGGPAPMSAPTSDPWGGGPVPPAADPWGGPAPAAASGDPWRPAAPAGPPVDPWGGTQAPAAGEGPAPDPWGSSDGGAPAGGPPASDPWAPAPAFSDPWGGSPAKPSTNGTAVGFDTEPDEFSDFDRLRTALPASGSSTGELELLAGEVPARSPGAFDMSGVGGSLAEAVGSPPPAAAPTPPPPTRKTPESFLGPNAALVDLDSLVSRPGPAPPGAKASNPFLPSGAPTSGPSITNPFQPAPPATLTLNQLRLSPVPPVPGAPPTYISPLGGGPGLPPMMPPGPPAPNTNPFLL
- the EPN1 gene encoding epsin-1 isoform X3; this encodes MSTSSLRRQMKNIVHNYSEAEIKVREATSNDPWGPSSSLMSEIADLTYNVVAFSEIMSMIWKRLNDHGKNWRHVYKAMTLMEYLIKTGSERVSQQCKENMYAVQTLKDFQYVDRDGKDQGVNVREKAKQLVALLRDEDRLREERAHALKTKEKLAQTATASSAAVGSGPPPEAEQAWPQSSGEEELQLQLALAMSKEEADQPPPCGPEDDVQLQLALSLSREEHDKEERIRRGDDLRLQMAIEESRRETGGQEESSLMDLADVFTAPAPPPASDPWGGPAPMSAPTSDPWGGGPVPPAADPWGGPAPAAASGDPWRPAAPAGPPVDPWGGTQAPAAGEGPAPDPWGSSDGGAPAGGPPASDPWAPAPAFSDPWGGSPAKPSTNGTAAVGFDTEPDEFSDFDRLRTALPASGSSTGELELLAGEVPARSPGAFDMSGVGGSLAEAVGSPPPAAAPTPPPPTRKTPESFLGPNAALVDLDSLVSRPGPAPPGAKASNPFLPSGAPTSGPSITNPFQPAPPATLTLNQLRLSPVPPVPGAPPTYISPLGGGPGLPPMMPPGPPAPNTNPFLL
- the EPN1 gene encoding epsin-1 isoform X6; the encoded protein is MSTSSLRRQMKNIVHNYSEAEIKVREATSNDPWGPSSSLMSEIADLTYNVVAFSEIMSMIWKRLNDHGKNWRHVYKAMTLMEYLIKTGSERVSQQCKENMYAVQTLKDFQYVDRDGKDQGVNVREKAKQLVALLRDEDRLREERAHALKTKEKLAQTATASSAAVGSGPPPEAEQAWPQSSGEEELQLQLALAMSKEEADQEERIRRGDDLRLQMAIEESRRETGGQEESSLMDLADVFTAPAPPPASDPWGGPAPMSAPTSDPWGGGPVPPAADPWGGPAPAAASGDPWRPAAPAGPPVDPWGGTQAPAAGEGPAPDPWGSSDGGAPAGGPPASDPWAPAPAFSDPWGGSPAKPSTNGTAAVGFDTEPDEFSDFDRLRTALPASGSSTGELELLAGEVPARSPGAFDMSGVGGSLAEAVGSPPPAAAPTPPPPTRKTPESFLGPNAALVDLDSLVSRPGPAPPGAKASNPFLPSGAPTSGPSITNPFQPAPPATLTLNQLRLSPVPPVPGAPPTYISPLGGGPGLPPMMPPGPPAPNTNPFLL
- the LOC125088587 gene encoding ret finger protein-like 4A encodes the protein MAAHLQETSRCPVCLTYLEAPVYLKCGFACCLRCFDSLQREPGGEGFRCPSCSALSQRKDLRPGTHLGRLVSRIRELEPQLKAVLHMNPNVHKFQVEVTLDVDTANHYLIVSEDLRSVCCGYSKQTRSAGAQRFDYALCVLGSPGFPSGRHYWEVDVGMSKAWDVGVCRDSADRQGPILLSEELGFWTVGLRKGDLFRASTGPVTVLSVSPRLHRLGVFLDMGLGTVSFYHVSDGAHIFTFTGIPAVGPLRPFFAPGSPTTDGSQPSAGVCAQKAKKERGVRRAGLGRTGATPEDILHGGQTEFPREGQPEKHFLQVPSAPRHFLLWVEGLRFSPPSTPKILQSPPSAGRSPH